From a single Rosa rugosa chromosome 7, drRosRugo1.1, whole genome shotgun sequence genomic region:
- the LOC133723275 gene encoding uncharacterized protein LOC133723275, translated as MAKKKVATVSPLRWLEIVTEERVSCRSTLSRGVLVSFLFSTQPPPPSPNGTEPSSSSFSASDQNPSKNEEEREVGCEGLGLKDGVCSRVQGLRFRDELEQLRKKSGAIDKALLFPCQVDEGGICQNTPIRGSLLTGKILRLLLLCWSSTPPLVSSRKIMRVMLQQL; from the exons ATGGCGAAGAAGAAGGTGGCTACGGTGAGCCCACTCCGGTGGTTGGAGATCGTGACGGAGGAGAGAGTGTCCTGCAGATCCACTTTGTCTCGTGGAGTTCTTGTTTCCTTTCTGTTCAGCACCCAACCTCCTCCTCCATCTCCGAACGGCACCGaaccgtcctcttcttccttctccgccTCCGACCAGAACCCGTCTAAGaacgaagaggagagagaggtcggGTGCGAGGGGTTAGGGCTCAAAGATGGTGTATGTTCCAGAGTTCAAGGCCTCCGTTTCAGAGACGAATTGGAGCAACTCCGAAAGAAGTCTGG GGCCATTGATAAAGCACTTCTCTTCCCTTGTCAAGTGGACGAGGGCGGCATCTGCCAAAACACCCCAATCAG GGGAAGCCTCCTGACTGGCAAGATTTTGCGGTTATTATTACTCTGCTGGTCATCAACTCCACCATTAGTTTCATCAAGGAAAATAATGCGGGTAATGCTGCAGCAGCTCTGA
- the LOC133723374 gene encoding annexin Gh1-like has product MPTLDFEIECKEIHDSWIRPPEQLNQLVRSLARRNRHERQQIRETYKAIYGEDLVSRLQHKADGDDADQITTGISPNLCAALSLWMINQHERDAIFIQEALHNDQQGRHDKNYNALVEIFASRKSSQILLIKQAYHTKFRRQLDQDIINIELPHPHQKIVVALVASHKAHHADVNQDIAKSDARRLFETGRERSSSGIQEAVVLELFSKRSIPQLKLTFSCYKHIYGHDYKRSLKSVSSGEFENALKMVVQCIHNPPNYFAKILHASIKGLTSSSTSDDKGALVRVMVSRAEVDMDEIQRMFKKKHGVELRDAIISSVTGDNCYTDFLVALASKSK; this is encoded by the exons ATGCCGACCCTGGACTTTGAAATCGAATGCAAAGAGATACATGATTCCTGGATACGACCACCTGAGCAGCTTAATCAATTGGTTCGATCTTTGGCACGACGAAACCGGCATGAAAGGCAACAGATTCGAGAAACTTACAAGGCAATCTATGGAGAGGACTTGGTAAGCAGACTGCAGCACAAGGCAGATGGGGATGATGCTGATCAAATAACCACTGGGATTTCACCAAATTTATGTGCAGCTTTGTCACTTTGGATGATTAATCAGCATGAACGTGATGCAATTTTCATCCAGGAGGCCCTTCATAATGACCAGCAAGGTCGTCATGATAAAAACTATAATGCTCTTGTAGAGATTTTTGCTAGTCGAAAATCGAGTCAAATCCTTCTCATCAAACAAGCATATCACACAAAGTTTAGAAGGCAGTTAGACCAAGATATCATCAATATTGAGCTTCCCCATCCTCACCAAAAGATAGTGGTAGCACTGGTGGCATCACACAAGGCACACCATGCAGATGTTAACCAAGACATCGCAAAGTCTGATGCACGGAGGCTTTTTGAAACGGGCCGGGAACGAAGCTCTTCAGGCATACAAGAAGCTGTCGTATTAGAATTATTTAGCAAACGCAGTATTCCACAGCTTAAGCTTACTTTTTCTTGCTATAAACACATCTATGGACATGACTATAAAAGG TCCCTGAAGTCTGTAAGCTCTGGTGAATTTGAAAATGCATTGAAAATGGTCGTACAATGCATTCACAACCCACCTAATTATTTTGCAAAG ATATTGCATGCAAGCATTAAAGGGTTGACAAGTAGTAGCACTAGTGATGATAAAGGGGCTTTGGTTCGTGTGATGGTGAGCAGAGCAGAAGTAGACATGGATGAGATTCAAAGAATGTTTAAGAAGAAGCATGGAGTTGAACTCAGAGACGCAATAATATCATCTGTAACGGGGGACAACTGCTACACAGACTTTCTTGTTGCCTTGgcttcaaaatcaaaatga